In Pseudomonas putida, a genomic segment contains:
- a CDS encoding amino acid ABC transporter ATP-binding protein: MSEAIKQPAGPEGIIQMQGVNKWYGQFHVLKDINLNVRQGERIVLCGPSGSGKSTTIRCLNRLEEHQQGRIVVDGVELTNDLKQIEAIRREVGMVFQHFNLFPHLSILENCTLAPMWVRKMPRRKAEEIAMHYLERVRIPEQAHKYPGQLSGGQQQRVAIARALCMKPKIMLFDEPTSALDPEMVKEVLDTMVGLAEDGMTMLCVTHEMGFARTVANRVIFMDKGEIVEQAAPDEFFDRPRSDRTKLFLSQILH, encoded by the coding sequence ATGAGTGAAGCGATCAAGCAGCCTGCCGGCCCCGAAGGCATCATCCAGATGCAGGGCGTCAATAAATGGTATGGCCAGTTCCATGTGCTCAAGGACATCAACCTGAACGTGCGCCAGGGTGAGCGTATCGTGTTGTGCGGGCCGTCCGGTTCGGGCAAGTCCACCACCATCCGTTGCCTCAATCGCCTGGAGGAGCATCAGCAGGGGCGCATCGTCGTCGATGGCGTGGAGTTGACCAACGACCTCAAGCAGATCGAGGCGATCCGCCGTGAGGTCGGCATGGTGTTCCAGCACTTCAACCTGTTCCCGCACCTGAGCATCCTGGAAAACTGCACCCTGGCACCCATGTGGGTGCGCAAGATGCCACGGCGCAAGGCCGAGGAAATCGCCATGCACTACCTGGAGCGGGTGCGTATTCCCGAACAGGCGCACAAGTATCCCGGGCAGCTCTCCGGCGGCCAGCAGCAGCGCGTGGCGATTGCCCGGGCGCTGTGCATGAAGCCGAAGATCATGCTGTTCGACGAGCCGACCTCGGCGCTTGACCCGGAAATGGTCAAGGAAGTGCTCGACACCATGGTGGGCCTGGCCGAGGACGGCATGACCATGCTCTGCGTGACCCACGAGATGGGCTTCGCCCGCACCGTGGCGAACCGGGTGATCTTCATGGACAAGGGGGAGATCGTCGAGCAGGCGGCGCCGGATGAGTTCTTCGATCGGCCCCGTAGCGATCGGACCAAGCTGTTCCTCAGCCAGATCCTGCATTGA
- the algW gene encoding Do family serine endopeptidase AlgW — MFKALRYFGWPLLTGVLIAMLIIQRFPEWVGLPSQDVNLQQAPQTSRIMQGPVSYADAVTLAAPAVVNLYTTKVVNKSAHPLFEDPQFRRFFGDNLPKQRRWESSLGSAVIMSPEGYLLTNNHVTSGADQIVVALKDGRETLARVIGSDPETDLAVLKIDLKSLPAITIGRSDNIHIGDVSLAIGNPFGVGQTVTMGIISATGRNQLGLNNYEDFIQTDAAINPGNSGGALIDANGNLIGINTAIFSKSGGSQGIGFAIPVKLALEVMKSIIEHGQVIRGWLGIEVQPLSQELAESFGMEGRPGIVVAGIFRDGPAQKAGLQLGDVILSINGEPAGDGRKSMNQVARIKPNEKITIEVMRNGQQLKLIAEVGLRPPPAPVATPEEK, encoded by the coding sequence ATGTTCAAGGCTTTGCGTTACTTTGGCTGGCCCCTGCTCACCGGTGTATTGATCGCCATGCTGATCATCCAGCGCTTCCCGGAATGGGTCGGGCTGCCCAGCCAGGACGTCAACCTGCAGCAGGCGCCGCAGACTTCGCGGATCATGCAGGGCCCGGTGTCCTACGCCGATGCCGTGACGCTCGCCGCCCCGGCGGTGGTCAACCTGTACACCACCAAGGTCGTCAACAAAAGCGCCCACCCGCTGTTCGAAGACCCGCAGTTCCGCCGTTTCTTCGGTGACAACCTGCCCAAGCAGCGGCGCTGGGAGTCGAGCCTGGGCTCGGCGGTGATCATGAGCCCCGAGGGCTACCTGCTGACCAACAACCACGTCACCAGCGGCGCCGATCAGATCGTGGTGGCACTCAAGGATGGCCGGGAAACCCTGGCCCGGGTCATCGGCAGCGACCCCGAGACCGACCTCGCGGTGCTGAAGATCGACCTCAAGAGCCTGCCGGCGATCACCATCGGTCGTTCCGACAACATCCACATCGGCGACGTCTCGCTGGCCATCGGCAACCCGTTCGGGGTTGGCCAGACCGTGACCATGGGCATCATCAGCGCCACCGGGCGCAACCAGTTGGGCCTGAACAACTACGAAGACTTCATCCAGACCGACGCGGCGATCAACCCGGGCAACTCCGGTGGTGCACTGATCGATGCCAACGGCAACCTGATCGGCATCAACACTGCGATTTTCTCCAAGTCCGGCGGCTCCCAGGGCATCGGCTTCGCCATTCCGGTGAAGCTGGCACTGGAGGTGATGAAGTCGATCATCGAGCATGGCCAGGTGATTCGTGGCTGGCTGGGCATCGAAGTGCAGCCGCTGAGCCAGGAACTGGCCGAGTCGTTCGGCATGGAGGGGCGCCCGGGCATCGTGGTTGCCGGGATCTTCCGTGACGGCCCGGCGCAGAAGGCCGGGTTGCAACTGGGCGACGTGATCCTCAGCATCAATGGCGAGCCGGCCGGGGATGGTCGCAAGTCGATGAACCAGGTGGCGCGGATCAAGCCGAACGAGAAGATCACCATCGAGGTGATGCGCAACGGTCAGCAATTGAAGCTGATCGCCGAGGTGGGACTGCGACCGCCACCTGCGCCGGTGGCCACGCCGGAAGAGAAATAA
- a CDS encoding amino acid ABC transporter permease, producing the protein MQNHIGAQKGLSLSDPRVRAWLFQIVTIVFVVGLGWYLFHNTQTNLQHRGITSGFDFLDRSAGFGIAQHLIPYVESDSYARVFVIGLLNTLLVTFIGVVLATILGFIIGVARLSPNWMINKLATVYVETFRNIPPLLQILFWYFAVFLTLPGPRGSINIDDTFFISNRGLNMPGASMADGFWPFVIALALALVAIVAMVRYANKRFDETGEPFHKFWAGLALLIVIPGACTLLFGSPVHWEVPQLKGFNFVGGWVLIPELLALTLALTIYTAAFIAEIVRSGIRSVSHGQTEAAHSLGLRDGPTLRKVIIPQALRVIIPPLTSQYLNLAKNSSLAAGIGYPEMVSLFAGTVLNQTGQAIEVIAITMSVYLAISLSISLLMNWYNKRIALIER; encoded by the coding sequence ATGCAAAATCATATCGGCGCACAAAAGGGTTTGTCCCTGAGTGATCCACGTGTGCGCGCGTGGCTGTTCCAGATCGTCACGATCGTATTCGTGGTCGGTCTGGGCTGGTACCTGTTCCACAACACGCAAACCAACCTGCAACACCGGGGCATCACCTCGGGCTTCGACTTCCTCGACCGCAGTGCCGGCTTCGGCATCGCCCAGCACCTGATTCCCTACGTGGAGTCCGACAGCTATGCGCGGGTGTTCGTCATCGGCCTGCTCAATACCCTGCTGGTCACGTTCATCGGTGTGGTTCTGGCCACCATCCTCGGTTTCATCATCGGCGTGGCGCGGTTGTCGCCGAACTGGATGATCAACAAGCTGGCGACGGTGTACGTGGAGACCTTCCGCAATATCCCGCCGCTGCTGCAGATCCTGTTCTGGTATTTCGCGGTCTTCCTGACCCTGCCAGGGCCGCGTGGCAGCATCAACATCGATGACACCTTCTTCATCAGCAACCGAGGCCTGAACATGCCGGGCGCCTCCATGGCCGACGGCTTCTGGCCGTTCGTCATCGCCCTTGCGCTGGCGCTGGTAGCGATCGTGGCGATGGTGCGTTACGCCAACAAACGTTTCGACGAAACCGGCGAGCCGTTCCACAAGTTCTGGGCGGGTTTGGCGCTGCTGATCGTCATTCCAGGCGCCTGCACCTTGTTGTTCGGCAGCCCGGTGCACTGGGAAGTGCCGCAGCTCAAGGGCTTCAACTTCGTTGGCGGTTGGGTGTTGATCCCTGAACTGCTGGCGCTGACCTTGGCGCTGACCATCTACACCGCGGCGTTCATCGCCGAGATCGTGCGCTCCGGCATCCGCTCGGTCAGCCATGGGCAGACCGAAGCCGCCCATTCGCTCGGCCTGCGCGATGGCCCGACCCTGCGCAAGGTGATCATTCCCCAGGCGCTGCGGGTGATCATCCCGCCGTTGACCAGCCAATACCTGAACCTGGCGAAGAACTCGTCGCTGGCAGCCGGTATCGGCTACCCGGAAATGGTTTCGCTGTTCGCCGGCACCGTACTCAACCAGACCGGCCAGGCCATCGAGGTGATCGCCATCACCATGAGTGTCTATCTCGCCATCAGCCTCAGCATTTCCCTGCTGATGAACTGGTACAACAAGCGCATTGCGCTGATCGAGCGATGA
- a CDS encoding amino acid ABC transporter substrate-binding protein codes for MKMLKTTLAVLTAAAALGAVSTAQAGATLDAVKKKGFVQCGVSDGLPGFSVPDAQGKIIGIDADVCRAVAAAVFGDATKVKFSQLNAKERFTALQSGEVDVLSRNTTWTSSRDAGMGLVFAGVTYYDGVGFLVNKKLGVSSAKELDGATICIQAGTTTELNVSDYFRANGLKYTPITFDTSDESAKSLESGRCDVLTSDKSQLFAQRSKLAAASDYVVLPETISKEPLGPVVRKGDEEWFSIVKWTLFAMLNAEEAGITSKNVEAEAKATKNPDVARLLGTDGEYGKDLKLPKDWVVQIVKQVGNYGEVFEKNLGQSTDLKIDRGMNALWNNGGIQYAPPVR; via the coding sequence ATGAAGATGTTGAAAACCACCCTGGCAGTCCTGACCGCTGCCGCCGCACTGGGCGCCGTGAGTACCGCCCAGGCCGGCGCCACCCTCGATGCGGTTAAAAAGAAGGGCTTCGTCCAGTGTGGCGTGAGCGACGGCCTCCCTGGTTTCTCGGTCCCCGATGCCCAGGGCAAGATCATTGGCATCGATGCCGATGTCTGCCGCGCCGTGGCCGCCGCCGTGTTCGGCGACGCTACCAAGGTCAAGTTCAGCCAGCTCAACGCCAAGGAGCGCTTCACCGCGCTGCAGTCCGGCGAGGTCGACGTGCTGTCGCGCAACACCACCTGGACCAGCTCCCGCGATGCGGGCATGGGCCTGGTGTTCGCTGGCGTCACCTACTACGACGGCGTCGGTTTCCTGGTCAACAAGAAGCTCGGCGTATCCAGCGCCAAGGAGCTCGACGGCGCGACCATCTGCATCCAGGCGGGTACCACCACCGAGCTGAACGTGTCCGACTACTTCCGTGCCAATGGCCTCAAGTACACCCCGATCACCTTCGACACCTCCGACGAAAGCGCCAAGTCGCTGGAATCCGGTCGTTGCGACGTGCTGACCTCGGACAAGTCGCAGCTGTTCGCCCAGCGCTCCAAGCTGGCGGCGGCGAGCGACTACGTGGTGCTGCCGGAGACCATTTCCAAGGAGCCATTGGGCCCGGTAGTGCGCAAGGGCGACGAGGAGTGGTTCAGCATCGTCAAGTGGACCCTGTTCGCCATGCTCAACGCCGAAGAGGCGGGTATCACCTCGAAAAACGTCGAAGCCGAGGCCAAGGCCACCAAGAACCCTGACGTTGCCCGTTTGCTGGGCACCGACGGCGAGTACGGCAAGGACCTCAAGCTGCCCAAGGACTGGGTAGTGCAGATCGTCAAGCAAGTCGGCAACTATGGCGAAGTGTTCGAGAAGAACCTTGGCCAGAGCACCGACCTGAAGATCGACCGTGGCATGAACGCCCTGTGGAACAACGGCGGCATCCAATACGCGCCACCTGTGCGCTGA
- a CDS encoding amino acid ABC transporter permease, translating to MTAHVFKPDMPPPVKTVGVLAWMRANLFSSWLNTLLTLFALYLVWLIVPPLLQWTILDANWVGTTRADCTKEGACWMFVQQRFGQFMYGYYPAELRWRVDLTVWLAVLGAAPLFINRFPRKALYGLCFLVLYPILAYTLLHGGYLGLETVATSQWGGLMLTLVIATVGIVGALPLGILLALGRRSRMPAVKVVCVTFIEFWRGVPLITVLFMSSVMLPLFLPEGMSFDKLLRAMIGVILFQSAYIAEVVRGGLQAIPKGQYEAAAAMGLGYWRAMGLVILPQALKLVIPGIVNTFIALFKDTSLVIIIGLFDLLNSVKQAAADPAWLGMATEGYVFAALVFWIFCFGMSRYSMHLERKLDTGHKR from the coding sequence GTGACTGCACATGTTTTCAAACCTGACATGCCGCCACCGGTGAAGACCGTCGGCGTGCTCGCATGGATGCGCGCCAACCTGTTCTCCAGTTGGCTCAATACCCTGCTCACCCTGTTCGCCCTTTACCTGGTGTGGTTGATCGTACCGCCGCTGCTGCAATGGACGATCCTCGACGCCAACTGGGTCGGTACCACCCGCGCCGATTGCACCAAGGAGGGCGCCTGCTGGATGTTCGTGCAGCAGCGCTTTGGCCAGTTCATGTACGGCTACTACCCGGCCGAATTGCGCTGGCGCGTTGACCTGACCGTGTGGCTGGCAGTGCTCGGCGCCGCGCCGCTGTTCATCAACCGCTTCCCGCGCAAGGCGTTGTACGGCCTGTGCTTCCTGGTGCTGTACCCGATTCTTGCCTACACCTTGCTGCACGGCGGCTACCTTGGGCTGGAGACGGTCGCCACCAGTCAGTGGGGCGGCTTGATGCTGACCTTGGTGATCGCCACCGTGGGCATCGTCGGCGCCTTGCCGCTGGGCATCCTGCTGGCACTGGGGCGGCGTTCGCGCATGCCGGCGGTGAAGGTGGTGTGCGTGACCTTCATCGAGTTCTGGCGCGGCGTGCCGTTGATCACCGTGCTGTTCATGTCGTCGGTGATGCTGCCGTTGTTCCTGCCCGAGGGCATGAGCTTCGACAAGCTGCTGCGGGCGATGATCGGGGTCATCCTGTTCCAGTCGGCGTACATCGCCGAGGTGGTGCGCGGCGGCCTGCAGGCCATCCCCAAGGGGCAGTACGAAGCGGCTGCGGCGATGGGGCTGGGCTACTGGCGCGCCATGGGGCTGGTGATCCTGCCGCAAGCGCTCAAGCTGGTGATCCCCGGCATCGTCAACACCTTCATCGCCCTGTTCAAGGACACCAGCCTGGTGATCATCATCGGCCTGTTCGACCTGCTCAACAGCGTCAAGCAGGCAGCGGCCGACCCGGCCTGGCTGGGCATGGCGACCGAGGGCTACGTGTTCGCCGCCCTGGTGTTCTGGATTTTCTGTTTCGGTATGTCCCGCTACTCCATGCACCTGGAGCGCAAGCTGGACACTGGCCACAAGCGTTAG
- a CDS encoding Nif3-like dinuclear metal center hexameric protein, with protein MAVALNTLVEEAERYLGSAKIQDYCPNGLQVEGRPQVSRIVSGVTASQALLDAAVEAEADLVLVHHGYFWKGENPCITGIKQRRLKTLLKHDISLLAFHLPLDVHPEVGNNVQLARQLDITVEGALDPNDAKVVGLVGSLAEPMTPRDFARRVQEVMGREPLLVEGDEVIRRVGWCTGGGQGFIDTAIAAGVDLYISGEASEQTFHSARENGISFIAAGHHATERYGVQALGDYLARRFALEHLFIDCPNPI; from the coding sequence ATGGCCGTCGCACTCAACACCTTGGTCGAGGAAGCTGAGCGCTACCTGGGCAGCGCGAAAATCCAGGATTACTGCCCCAATGGCCTGCAGGTCGAAGGCCGTCCACAGGTCAGCCGCATCGTCAGTGGCGTGACCGCCAGCCAAGCATTGCTGGACGCGGCAGTCGAGGCCGAAGCCGACCTGGTGCTGGTGCACCATGGGTACTTCTGGAAGGGCGAGAACCCGTGCATCACCGGGATCAAGCAGCGCCGCCTGAAGACCCTGCTCAAGCACGACATCAGCCTGCTGGCCTTCCACCTGCCGCTGGACGTGCATCCGGAAGTCGGCAACAACGTGCAATTGGCGCGCCAGCTGGATATCACTGTCGAGGGCGCACTGGACCCCAACGATGCCAAGGTGGTGGGGCTGGTCGGCTCGCTCGCCGAGCCGATGACCCCGCGCGACTTCGCGCGCCGGGTGCAGGAAGTGATGGGGCGCGAGCCGCTGCTGGTCGAAGGCGACGAAGTGATCCGCCGAGTCGGCTGGTGCACCGGCGGAGGGCAGGGCTTCATCGACACGGCGATCGCCGCCGGGGTCGACCTGTACATCAGCGGCGAGGCCTCGGAGCAGACGTTCCACAGTGCCCGCGAAAACGGCATCAGCTTCATCGCCGCCGGTCACCATGCCACCGAGCGCTATGGCGTGCAGGCGCTGGGCGATTACCTCGCGCGGCGCTTTGCCCTGGAGCACCTGTTCATCGATTGTCCGAATCCGATCTGA